In one bacterium genomic region, the following are encoded:
- a CDS encoding branched-chain amino acid ABC transporter permease, producing the protein MGILRKPVSVIAAGILACWVVQEFATPWINPYHLQILNTIGIAAVMAVSLNLITGHTGQFSLGHAGFMALGAYASAAFTVHLNPDALGLVPILPDWAWRPLFFVTALAAGGATAALAGLIVGIPTLRLKGDYLAIATLGLGEIIRVIVLNLEFVGGARGFTGIPESSNFFWIFSALLVLTVLMARGVYSLKGLAFLAVREDEVAARSVGINTTRYKVLAFVLGSFWAGVGGGLFAHLNTYLHTNSFGFLKSVEYVVMVVLGGLGSITGSLVAAALLTLLPELLRIASEWRMIFYALLLVVMMILWPRGLMGQRELRWIRRVKP; encoded by the coding sequence ATGGGGATCCTCCGCAAACCTGTCTCCGTCATCGCCGCGGGGATCCTGGCCTGCTGGGTCGTCCAAGAATTCGCGACGCCCTGGATCAACCCGTACCACCTTCAAATCTTGAACACGATCGGCATCGCCGCCGTGATGGCGGTGAGCCTGAATCTCATCACCGGGCACACGGGCCAGTTCTCGCTCGGCCACGCCGGGTTCATGGCTCTGGGGGCCTACGCCTCGGCCGCCTTCACGGTCCACCTGAACCCGGACGCGCTGGGCCTCGTTCCCATCCTCCCGGACTGGGCGTGGCGCCCGCTCTTTTTCGTCACGGCTCTGGCGGCCGGCGGCGCGACCGCGGCCCTGGCGGGGCTGATCGTCGGCATCCCGACCCTGCGACTGAAGGGGGACTATCTGGCCATCGCGACCCTGGGCCTGGGCGAGATCATCCGGGTCATCGTCCTCAACCTGGAGTTCGTGGGCGGGGCGAGGGGATTCACCGGCATCCCGGAGTCCTCCAACTTTTTTTGGATCTTTTCGGCCCTCCTCGTCCTGACCGTCTTGATGGCGCGGGGCGTGTATTCCCTCAAGGGGTTGGCCTTCCTGGCCGTGCGGGAGGACGAGGTCGCCGCGCGCTCGGTGGGGATCAACACGACCCGCTACAAGGTGCTCGCCTTCGTCCTCGGGTCGTTCTGGGCCGGGGTGGGCGGGGGACTCTTCGCCCATTTGAACACCTATCTCCACACCAACTCGTTCGGCTTCCTCAAGTCGGTCGAATACGTCGTCATGGTCGTTCTCGGTGGCTTGGGCTCGATCACGGGCTCGCTCGTCGCGGCGGCCCTCCTGACCCTGTTGCCCGAACTCCTCCGCATCGCCAGCGAGTGGCGGATGATCTTCTACGCCTTGCTCCTCGTCGTCATGATGATCCTCTGGCCGCGCGGGCTCATGGGCCAAAGGGAACTCCGTTGGATCCGGAGGGTGAAACCGTGA
- a CDS encoding lipase maturation factor family protein translates to MIGPQGLFPASEILAETSFLRTPSLLWLGTSDTCIFIVVGLGLCGSLLVVLNRWNRIGLAVCWMVFLSIASVSPQFTWYKADGLLLECAFLGWFLAPSGRRPYLGEQDPPSFVVLFAHLWLLFRLMFETGLAKAVSPDPVWRDLDAMAYFHQNMPFPTWVGWLFSQLPYGFHRFETAFTLLGECFAPFLLFCGRRARFIALVLWFCLQTGIILSGNFLAFNYLSIGLGLLFVGYPLSKVRTSRWKEAAYGLVLLPQMLIGFALLLSFPIFPGLTMPGPVAKALETAAPFRSANVYILYPFIERERRILVLEGSDDGGATWREYGYRWQTQRLDRRPEFLSPLSDRFEREMQRVLERPGVLPYWQNEFVLRTARRLIEGSGPVSRLFAYNPFPQGGPERIRAHIYLYQSTDLRTLLAAGKWWTRRRVGSYGPPIARDPESGAINYVDSPSYRRNP, encoded by the coding sequence TTGATCGGTCCCCAGGGCCTATTCCCCGCCTCGGAGATCCTGGCCGAAACCTCTTTTTTGAGGACTCCGTCTCTACTTTGGCTGGGTACGTCTGATACTTGCATCTTCATCGTCGTCGGCCTCGGTCTGTGCGGTTCGCTGCTCGTCGTCTTGAACCGGTGGAACCGGATCGGTCTCGCCGTCTGCTGGATGGTCTTTCTTTCCATCGCGAGCGTGTCACCGCAGTTCACTTGGTACAAGGCCGATGGCCTGCTGTTGGAATGCGCCTTCTTGGGTTGGTTTCTGGCGCCGTCCGGGCGCAGACCCTATCTGGGGGAACAGGACCCGCCGTCATTTGTCGTTCTTTTTGCGCACCTGTGGTTGCTTTTCCGTCTCATGTTCGAGACGGGACTCGCCAAGGCGGTCAGTCCCGACCCCGTCTGGAGGGATCTGGACGCCATGGCCTACTTCCACCAAAACATGCCGTTCCCCACTTGGGTGGGCTGGCTGTTTTCGCAACTTCCCTACGGCTTTCATCGCTTTGAAACGGCGTTCACGCTCTTGGGCGAGTGCTTCGCGCCGTTCCTCCTATTCTGCGGACGGCGCGCCCGGTTCATCGCACTGGTCCTGTGGTTCTGCCTGCAGACCGGAATCATCCTTTCCGGGAACTTCCTGGCCTTCAATTACCTCTCCATCGGCCTGGGCCTGCTGTTCGTGGGATACCCGCTGTCAAAAGTCCGGACCTCGCGTTGGAAGGAAGCCGCTTATGGTCTCGTGCTCCTCCCCCAGATGTTGATCGGTTTTGCGCTTCTTTTGAGTTTTCCTATCTTTCCCGGGCTCACGATGCCCGGACCCGTGGCGAAGGCGCTGGAGACGGCCGCCCCGTTCCGAAGCGCGAATGTTTACATTCTCTATCCCTTCATCGAGAGGGAGAGGCGCATCTTGGTCTTGGAGGGCTCGGACGACGGCGGGGCGACGTGGCGGGAGTATGGATACCGCTGGCAGACCCAGCGTCTTGACCGGCGGCCGGAATTCCTGTCCCCCTTGAGCGACCGCTTCGAGAGGGAGATGCAGAGGGTCTTGGAGCGGCCGGGTGTGCTGCCCTACTGGCAGAACGAATTCGTTCTGCGCACGGCCCGGCGCCTGATCGAAGGCTCGGGGCCGGTCTCGCGTCTTTTCGCGTACAATCCGTTTCCTCAAGGGGGACCGGAGCGAATCCGCGCCCATATTTACCTCTATCAGTCGACCGACCTGAGGACGCTCCTTGCGGCCGGGAAGTGGTGGACGCGCAGGAGAGTCGGGAGCTACGGTCCCCCCATCGCGCGCGATCCGGAGAGCGGGGCAATCAACTATGTGGATTCGCCGTCATATCGAAGAAATCCGTGA
- a CDS encoding ABC transporter ATP-binding protein, which produces MTAEPILRAENAGVRFGGLQALKGFCLNVEERGFVGVIGPNGAGKTTFFNLLTGVSEPTEGSLFVGGVRVNGLKPHAISRLGVARTFQNIRLFSALTVEENVLAGFHARLKSSLAAAAFRVRSYEEEEKADRDGACALLRLFGLERLKDETASGLSYGDQRRLEIVRALATRPRLLLLDEPAAGMNPTEKKELIDLIRGVHRDFGLAVILIEHDMSVVMNLCPRILVLDYGETIAEGTPEEIRKNPKVIEAYLGTTA; this is translated from the coding sequence GTGACGGCGGAACCGATCTTGAGGGCCGAAAACGCCGGCGTGCGCTTCGGGGGGCTTCAGGCCCTGAAGGGGTTTTGCCTGAACGTGGAGGAGAGGGGCTTCGTGGGCGTGATCGGACCCAACGGTGCGGGCAAGACGACGTTTTTCAACCTCTTGACCGGGGTCTCAGAACCGACGGAAGGTTCCCTCTTCGTCGGCGGCGTGCGCGTCAACGGGCTCAAGCCCCACGCGATCAGCCGCCTGGGCGTGGCCCGCACCTTTCAGAACATCCGGCTCTTTTCCGCGCTGACCGTCGAGGAAAACGTCCTCGCCGGATTTCACGCGCGGCTCAAGTCCTCGCTCGCGGCGGCGGCCTTCCGCGTCCGTTCTTATGAAGAGGAGGAGAAGGCGGACCGGGACGGCGCCTGCGCCCTGCTTCGGCTTTTCGGCTTGGAGCGCCTGAAGGACGAGACGGCCTCGGGTTTGAGCTACGGCGACCAACGAAGGCTCGAGATCGTGCGCGCGCTCGCGACGCGGCCGAGGCTCCTTCTCCTGGACGAACCGGCGGCGGGGATGAATCCCACCGAAAAGAAGGAGTTGATCGACTTGATCCGCGGCGTGCACCGGGACTTCGGTCTGGCCGTGATCCTGATCGAGCACGACATGAGCGTGGTGATGAACCTTTGTCCTCGAATCCTCGTGCTGGATTACGGGGAAACGATCGCCGAAGGCACCCCCGAGGAGATCCGGAAGAACCCAAAGGTGATCGAGGCGTATCTGGGGACGACCGCGTGA
- a CDS encoding ABC transporter ATP-binding protein, with protein MILEIENLHVRYGSIEALKGVSLRMEEGEMVALIGSNGAGKTTLLRTISGILRPSAGSIEYRGPSAGGEAIALHTLAPHKIVSHGIAQVPEGRMVFSNLTVLENLELGAYGRKGASGIKSDLDHVMEIFPRLRERIAQNAGTLSGGEQQMLAVGRALMARPRLLLLDEPSLGIAPALVQQIFKVLVEINRKGTTILLVEQDAYLALKSTARAYVLETGTVKTSGPSAQLMSDPEVKKAYLGG; from the coding sequence GTGATCCTGGAGATCGAAAACCTGCACGTCCGTTACGGCTCCATCGAGGCCCTGAAGGGGGTTAGCCTCCGGATGGAGGAGGGCGAGATGGTGGCCCTGATCGGCTCCAACGGGGCCGGCAAGACCACGCTGCTTCGCACCATCTCCGGCATCCTTCGGCCGTCGGCCGGTTCCATCGAATATCGTGGTCCGTCGGCGGGGGGGGAGGCCATCGCCCTTCATACCCTGGCGCCGCACAAGATCGTTTCGCACGGCATCGCCCAGGTGCCGGAGGGGCGGATGGTCTTTTCGAACCTGACGGTCTTGGAGAATCTGGAGCTCGGGGCCTACGGGCGCAAGGGAGCCTCCGGGATCAAATCCGACCTGGATCATGTCATGGAGATTTTTCCCCGCTTGAGGGAAAGGATCGCGCAGAACGCCGGGACTCTTTCCGGCGGCGAGCAGCAGATGCTCGCGGTCGGGCGGGCCCTCATGGCGCGTCCGAGGCTCCTTCTCCTGGACGAGCCGTCGCTCGGCATCGCGCCGGCGCTGGTCCAGCAGATCTTCAAGGTGCTGGTCGAAATCAACCGGAAGGGGACGACGATCCTGCTCGTGGAACAGGACGCGTACCTGGCCCTCAAATCCACGGCCCGCGCCTACGTGTTGGAGACGGGGACCGTCAAGACCTCGGGACCGAGCGCCCAACTGATGAGCGATCCCGAGGTCAAAAAAGCCTACCTGGGCGGGTGA